One genomic window of Polyangium aurulentum includes the following:
- a CDS encoding chemotaxis protein CheW: MKQPQTVASAQYLSFFLAGEEYALAILQVREIIEYDTVTRVPGTPAWIGGVVNLRGSVLPVIDLAMKLGLPPCTITRRTCIVVVEVDHQGDRLVLGLLTDAVGQVLDFGPGDVEATPPFGTPVHIDYLIGMGRAGKKFVLLLDANRILDTREIALADDVQRISVESAEPAPAAAELSPPEPASEPTP, encoded by the coding sequence GTGAAGCAGCCCCAGACCGTGGCGTCCGCGCAGTACCTGAGCTTTTTCCTCGCGGGTGAGGAGTATGCGCTCGCCATCCTCCAGGTGCGCGAGATCATCGAATACGACACCGTCACGCGCGTCCCCGGCACGCCCGCCTGGATCGGGGGCGTCGTCAACCTGCGCGGCAGCGTGCTGCCCGTGATCGATCTCGCGATGAAGCTCGGGCTGCCCCCGTGCACGATCACGCGCCGCACGTGCATCGTGGTCGTGGAGGTCGATCACCAGGGCGACAGGCTGGTGCTCGGCCTGCTCACGGACGCCGTCGGGCAGGTGCTCGATTTCGGGCCGGGGGACGTGGAGGCGACGCCCCCGTTCGGCACGCCCGTGCACATCGATTACCTGATCGGGATGGGCCGGGCGGGGAAGAAATTCGTGCTCCTGCTCGACGCCAATCGCATCCTCGACACGCGCGAGATCGCCCTCGCCGACGACGTGCAGCGCATCTCCGTCGAGTCCGCCGAGCCCGCGCCCGCCGCCGCGGAGCTGTCGCCACCCGAGCCAGCGTCGGAGCCCACCCCGTGA
- a CDS encoding CheR family methyltransferase, whose amino-acid sequence MSDVVWQSIPELSDRDFAGYQRLIYREAGIFLAPTKKALLVGRLSRRLRELGGTSFRDYLKQAEEDPAERTRLIEAVCTHETRFFREPRQFDLLEKQILPQWRKQGSVGGSRRVRVWSAGCSSGEEPFSLAMALRHALPAEAGWEIDILATDLSSRVLERAREAVWPIEKSSEIPRHYLKAYMLRGTGSQEGRMKASPELREMVHFAQVNLSDERLPVAGRFDLVFCRNVLIYFDMQSKARAVNKLLDRLAPHGYFFLGQAESLSGLPRSVRPVIPAVYAMDRLL is encoded by the coding sequence GTGAGCGACGTGGTCTGGCAAAGCATCCCCGAGCTCTCGGACCGCGATTTCGCAGGGTATCAGCGGCTCATCTACCGCGAGGCCGGGATCTTCCTCGCCCCGACCAAGAAGGCGCTGCTCGTGGGGCGCCTGTCGCGCCGGCTGCGCGAGCTCGGGGGGACGTCGTTTCGCGATTACCTGAAGCAGGCGGAGGAGGACCCGGCGGAGCGGACGCGGCTCATCGAGGCCGTTTGCACGCACGAGACGCGGTTTTTCCGCGAGCCGCGGCAGTTCGATCTGCTCGAGAAGCAGATCTTGCCGCAATGGCGCAAGCAAGGCTCCGTCGGCGGAAGTCGCCGGGTGCGCGTGTGGAGCGCGGGCTGCTCCTCGGGCGAGGAGCCCTTCTCGCTCGCCATGGCGCTGCGCCACGCGCTGCCGGCGGAGGCGGGCTGGGAGATCGACATCCTCGCCACGGATCTCTCGTCGCGCGTGCTCGAGCGGGCGCGCGAGGCGGTCTGGCCGATCGAGAAATCGTCCGAGATCCCCCGGCATTATCTCAAGGCGTACATGCTGCGGGGGACCGGCAGCCAGGAGGGCCGGATGAAGGCCTCGCCCGAGCTGCGGGAGATGGTCCATTTCGCGCAGGTGAACCTGAGCGACGAGCGCCTGCCGGTCGCGGGGCGCTTCGACCTCGTGTTCTGCCGCAACGTGCTCATTTACTTCGACATGCAATCGAAGGCGCGCGCGGTGAACAAGCTGCTCGACCGGCTCGCGCCGCACGGATACTTCTTCCTCGGCCAGGCCGAGAGCCTGAGCGGCCTGCCGCGGAGCGTGCGGCCCGTGATTCCGGCGGTGTACGCGATGGATCGGCTTCTTTAG
- a CDS encoding WD40 repeat domain-containing protein produces the protein MGSDLYDVRVERWESGTLEAMAARAAAHGLDEALARDCIRRCGGESAVEVDLYIHQIHPDAPIWELDLAYMVMTLHSAGFWPADLKHVSERLEAHFGGFDKINSYEFAPGPEDAPFAYTLLERGSVAGDPERYDPDDESFVPPPEDWARVRVWLSEALGRGMEGARWDSRAWSPTGERTWMNHFPPSRLGSGIGERRTFKPFDPTPNKPPYIYAVAVSDSRVHFMEEDRGAVACFDRDSGEERFRREDMTGGRTAGGLGLSRDGARLYVTAHRGFAGYTNSDGEGFVRLPDGADSAVLREDVDGSLFELQIYTDDPSGDTAPGAVWLRDRETGERVKLIGEHRRHPALEYDSAEISSHTFAAAAPVGASATQKGDLIVWDRQGERAHVWLPEGDVSAIALSPDGGTVYAVHTDGQLVAWDVAEGRAKWQEHVGDKRRGSRHLAASPDGRMLAITAAGRIEIVDIARRAALLHLRPLAESPQGFLFNLGFTPRGDALHVTVDQKTFCLWPVRAHS, from the coding sequence ATGGGCTCTGACCTGTACGACGTGCGCGTCGAGCGCTGGGAAAGCGGAACGCTGGAGGCGATGGCCGCGCGCGCCGCGGCCCACGGGCTGGACGAGGCCCTCGCGCGCGATTGCATCCGCCGCTGCGGCGGGGAGAGCGCGGTCGAGGTCGATCTCTACATTCACCAGATCCACCCCGACGCGCCGATCTGGGAGCTGGATCTGGCCTACATGGTGATGACGCTGCACTCGGCGGGCTTCTGGCCGGCGGACCTGAAGCACGTGAGCGAGCGGCTCGAGGCGCATTTCGGCGGGTTCGACAAGATCAACAGCTACGAATTCGCGCCAGGCCCCGAGGACGCCCCCTTCGCCTACACGCTGCTCGAGCGCGGCTCCGTGGCGGGGGATCCGGAGCGGTACGACCCCGATGACGAGAGCTTCGTGCCGCCGCCGGAGGACTGGGCGCGGGTGCGGGTCTGGCTGAGCGAGGCGCTCGGGCGCGGCATGGAGGGCGCGCGCTGGGATTCGCGCGCCTGGAGCCCGACGGGAGAGCGGACCTGGATGAACCATTTCCCGCCGTCGCGCCTCGGGAGCGGGATCGGAGAGCGCAGGACGTTCAAGCCCTTCGATCCGACCCCCAACAAGCCGCCGTACATCTATGCCGTGGCCGTCTCCGATTCGCGTGTCCACTTCATGGAAGAAGATCGCGGGGCGGTGGCCTGCTTCGATCGCGACAGCGGCGAGGAGCGCTTTCGCCGCGAGGACATGACCGGGGGTCGAACGGCAGGCGGGCTCGGACTGTCGCGCGACGGCGCCCGCCTTTACGTCACGGCCCATCGGGGGTTTGCGGGATACACCAATTCCGACGGTGAAGGCTTCGTGCGGCTGCCGGACGGGGCGGACTCGGCGGTTTTGCGAGAGGACGTGGACGGCTCGCTCTTCGAGCTGCAGATCTACACGGACGACCCGTCGGGGGACACCGCCCCGGGCGCGGTCTGGCTTCGGGACCGCGAGACCGGAGAGCGCGTGAAGCTCATCGGCGAGCACCGGCGACATCCGGCGCTCGAATACGACAGCGCGGAGATCTCGAGCCACACCTTCGCCGCCGCTGCCCCCGTGGGCGCGTCCGCCACGCAAAAGGGGGACCTGATCGTTTGGGATCGGCAGGGCGAGCGGGCGCATGTCTGGCTGCCCGAGGGGGACGTGTCGGCCATTGCATTGAGCCCCGACGGGGGCACGGTGTACGCCGTTCATACCGACGGGCAGCTCGTGGCCTGGGACGTCGCCGAAGGCCGAGCGAAATGGCAGGAGCACGTGGGCGACAAGCGCCGAGGCAGCCGGCACCTGGCGGCGAGCCCCGACGGCAGAATGCTGGCCATCACCGCGGCCGGCCGCATCGAGATCGTCGACATCGCCCGGCGCGCGGCCCTTCTTCACTTGCGTCCCCTGGCGGAATCTCCGCAAGGCTTCTTGTTCAACCTCGGCTTCACCCCCCGCGGCGACGCCCTGCACGTCACCGTGGATCAGAAGACCTTCTGCCTCTGGCCGGTCCGCGCCCATTCATAG
- a CDS encoding glycosyltransferase family 4 protein produces the protein MDVLVDYTPLDCPMRFHGIGHYVRSLGRALAALSDRERQGLSITGIGTFGGASALEPPSSGASAAPRHGTVEWLARRRVELLPTLLRMRPRLFHMTQPKGTPRGAFVPRVVTCHDILPLVLHRDYLPGPWPYRGVMSLAEAARYWGARRIIAISQYTADDLMRLLHVPAKRIDVVPHGVDHDRFRPARSAEEEAAGSAVRARLGVDRAPYFLHVGAADPRKKVDQLIAAFAAAKLDGVTLVLAGRLGADHERAVNAALDRAGRPPSIRLLGYVADEDLVPLMRGALALVYPSIYEGFGLPVLEAMASGCPVITTRATSLGEVAGDAALMIPPADERALLDALRRIALEPGLRAQLTEMGLARAGLFSWRTTALGTVDCYARALAD, from the coding sequence ATGGATGTCCTCGTCGATTACACGCCGCTCGACTGCCCCATGCGCTTCCACGGCATCGGCCATTACGTAAGGTCGCTCGGCCGCGCGCTCGCCGCCCTGAGCGACCGCGAGCGGCAGGGCCTGTCGATCACCGGGATCGGGACGTTCGGCGGGGCGAGCGCGCTCGAGCCGCCGTCCTCGGGTGCGAGCGCCGCGCCTCGTCATGGGACCGTCGAGTGGCTGGCTCGCCGCCGGGTCGAGCTTTTGCCCACGCTGCTGCGGATGCGGCCGCGCCTCTTTCACATGACCCAGCCGAAAGGCACCCCGCGGGGCGCGTTCGTCCCGCGCGTCGTGACCTGCCACGACATCCTCCCGCTCGTGCTGCACCGCGATTACCTGCCCGGCCCGTGGCCGTACCGCGGGGTCATGAGCCTCGCCGAGGCCGCCCGATACTGGGGCGCGCGGCGGATCATCGCCATCTCGCAGTATACCGCCGACGATCTGATGCGGCTCTTGCACGTGCCCGCGAAGCGCATCGACGTCGTCCCCCACGGCGTCGATCACGACCGCTTTCGACCGGCGCGCTCGGCGGAGGAGGAGGCGGCGGGGAGCGCCGTGCGCGCGCGGCTCGGGGTGGACCGCGCGCCCTATTTCCTCCACGTCGGCGCGGCCGATCCGCGCAAGAAGGTGGACCAGCTCATCGCGGCCTTTGCCGCCGCGAAGCTCGACGGCGTCACGCTCGTCCTCGCCGGCCGCCTCGGCGCGGACCACGAGCGGGCGGTGAACGCGGCGCTCGATCGCGCCGGGCGCCCTCCCTCGATTCGCCTGCTCGGCTACGTGGCGGACGAGGATCTGGTCCCGCTGATGCGCGGCGCGCTCGCGCTCGTGTACCCCTCCATTTACGAGGGATTCGGGCTGCCCGTGCTCGAGGCCATGGCCTCGGGTTGCCCCGTGATCACGACCCGCGCGACCTCGCTCGGCGAGGTGGCCGGCGACGCGGCGCTGATGATCCCGCCCGCGGACGAACGCGCCCTCCTCGACGCGCTCCGCCGCATCGCGCTCGAGCCGGGCCTGCGCGCGCAGCTCACGGAAATGGGCCTCGCGCGCGCCGGCCTCTTCTCCTGGCGGACGACCGCCCTCGGCACCGTCGATTGCTACGCGCGTGCTCTCGCCGATTGA
- a CDS encoding glycosyltransferase family 4 protein, translating into MKCVLDCRFVRPQPSGIGTYVRALAARLPALAPDDRFELWVDPRMPDAVPAAPNATLRPVSGDPLGPASLLWPHRIAPLGDADVFHSPQNVLGLGLPCPTLVTVHDVMWLVTPSLVEGNPLLRAVNWPFLAGGAWHALRRATLLLAVSHATADAIRAFDPDAGKRVRVAPNGVEPVFQPPADPEAARARAARAIGTDAPYFLVLGTNQPYKGHEHALRGFARASVGDTRLVLVQRRGGRRGLGRLARALGIEDRVLFRHALSREDIVALMQSATALVHPSLVEGFGLPALEAAACGLPVVASAIPALREVLADAAVHVPPADPGALARALERVAGDAGLRAQMRARGLARAAEYGWDACARATLAAYREIAAMRRA; encoded by the coding sequence ATGAAGTGCGTCCTCGATTGCCGGTTCGTCCGGCCCCAGCCGAGCGGCATTGGCACCTACGTCCGCGCCCTCGCCGCGCGCCTGCCCGCGCTCGCGCCCGACGATCGCTTCGAGCTGTGGGTCGACCCGCGAATGCCCGACGCCGTCCCGGCCGCGCCGAACGCCACGTTGCGCCCCGTGTCGGGGGATCCGCTCGGCCCCGCCTCGCTCCTGTGGCCCCACCGCATCGCGCCCCTCGGCGACGCCGACGTCTTCCATTCCCCGCAAAACGTCCTCGGGCTCGGGCTGCCGTGCCCCACGCTGGTCACGGTGCACGACGTCATGTGGCTCGTCACGCCCTCGCTCGTCGAGGGAAACCCGCTGCTCCGCGCGGTGAACTGGCCGTTTCTCGCCGGCGGCGCGTGGCATGCGCTCCGTCGCGCGACGCTGCTGCTCGCGGTCTCGCACGCGACGGCCGACGCGATCCGCGCCTTCGATCCGGACGCGGGCAAGCGCGTGCGCGTCGCGCCGAATGGCGTCGAGCCGGTCTTCCAGCCTCCCGCCGATCCCGAAGCCGCCCGCGCCCGCGCTGCACGCGCGATCGGCACCGACGCACCTTACTTCCTCGTGCTCGGCACGAATCAACCTTACAAGGGGCACGAGCACGCCCTGCGCGGCTTTGCGCGCGCGTCGGTCGGCGATACGCGCCTCGTGCTCGTCCAGCGCCGCGGTGGTCGGCGCGGGCTCGGGCGCCTCGCGCGCGCGCTCGGAATCGAGGATCGGGTCCTCTTCCGGCACGCGCTGTCGCGCGAGGACATCGTCGCCCTCATGCAATCGGCGACGGCGCTCGTGCACCCCTCGCTGGTCGAGGGTTTCGGCCTGCCCGCCCTCGAGGCCGCCGCGTGCGGCCTGCCCGTCGTGGCGAGCGCGATCCCGGCCCTGCGCGAGGTGCTCGCGGATGCGGCCGTCCACGTGCCCCCGGCCGATCCGGGCGCCCTGGCGCGTGCGCTCGAGCGCGTCGCGGGCGACGCTGGCCTGCGCGCCCAGATGCGCGCGCGGGGGCTCGCGCGGGCCGCGGAGTACGGCTGGGATGCGTGCGCGCGGGCCACGCTCGCCGCCTATCGGGAGATCGCCGCCATGCGGCGCGCGTGA
- a CDS encoding glycosyltransferase produces MPHTILCFSSQRWDDPMWTNKQHIMSRLAREHRVIHVDFGAPPLEKYIFDRARVKPADLLHPLRLLTDGVVHRGGGLHVSSSWIPLPLLALPRENRVRDFFQFDAKIWMLRQFLARERIEDPILWVYHPGYADALASLPRKLLVYDCVDEYSAFPTNKGRAWIAEREKRLCEAADLVFTTSNTLYDKKKPYNPENTHLVHNVGDAEHFRAAMREDTPVPKEIARLPRPVLGFVGAVSDYKLDMDWILHAARRRPDWSFAIIGPVGVADPTTSTAALRKQPNVHLIGHRPYAELPAYVKGFDVALIPYRINEYTRSVFPIKFFELLATGKPVVISNLPSLEEFYPHVLVATTADEFVQRCEQALREGDQGREARVALAEANSWPKRIGTLMGLIEAKLADKARAANARA; encoded by the coding sequence ATGCCGCACACCATTCTCTGCTTTTCGTCCCAGCGCTGGGACGACCCGATGTGGACGAACAAGCAGCACATCATGAGCCGGCTCGCGCGCGAGCACCGGGTCATTCACGTGGACTTCGGCGCGCCGCCGCTCGAGAAATACATTTTCGACAGGGCCCGCGTGAAGCCCGCGGATCTGCTCCACCCGCTCCGGCTCCTGACCGACGGCGTCGTGCATCGGGGCGGCGGGCTGCACGTGTCCAGCTCCTGGATCCCGCTACCTTTGCTCGCCTTGCCGAGGGAGAACCGCGTCCGGGATTTCTTCCAGTTCGACGCCAAGATCTGGATGCTGCGCCAGTTCCTCGCCAGGGAGCGGATCGAGGATCCCATTCTCTGGGTGTACCATCCGGGCTACGCCGACGCGCTCGCGTCCTTGCCCCGCAAGCTCCTCGTCTACGATTGCGTCGACGAATACTCGGCCTTCCCGACGAACAAGGGCAGGGCCTGGATCGCCGAGCGCGAGAAGCGGCTGTGCGAGGCCGCGGATCTCGTCTTCACGACGAGCAACACCCTTTACGACAAGAAAAAGCCTTACAACCCCGAAAACACGCACCTCGTCCACAACGTGGGCGACGCCGAGCACTTCCGCGCGGCCATGCGCGAGGACACGCCCGTCCCGAAAGAGATCGCGCGCCTTCCGCGCCCGGTGCTCGGGTTCGTCGGGGCCGTGAGCGATTACAAGCTCGACATGGACTGGATCCTCCACGCCGCCCGGCGGCGCCCGGACTGGAGCTTCGCCATCATCGGCCCGGTCGGCGTCGCCGATCCCACGACGAGCACGGCGGCCCTGCGGAAACAGCCGAACGTGCACCTGATCGGGCATCGCCCCTACGCGGAGCTGCCCGCGTACGTCAAAGGGTTCGACGTCGCGCTCATCCCGTACCGAATCAACGAGTACACGCGCAGCGTCTTCCCCATCAAATTCTTCGAGCTCCTCGCCACGGGCAAGCCCGTCGTCATCTCGAACCTGCCCTCGCTCGAGGAGTTTTACCCGCACGTCCTCGTGGCCACGACGGCGGACGAGTTCGTGCAGCGCTGCGAGCAAGCCCTCCGCGAGGGAGACCAGGGGCGCGAGGCGCGCGTGGCGCTCGCCGAGGCGAACTCGTGGCCGAAGCGCATCGGCACGCTCATGGGGCTCATCGAGGCCAAGCTCGCCGACAAAGCCCGCGCGGCGAACGCACGGGCCTGA